In the Brevundimonas sp. LM2 genome, GCGGAACGCCTGCAAAAGCGCGGCCCGTTTCTCGTCATGTCCGGCGCTTCGCGCGCCCTTGGTTTTGGCCATCGTTTTGATGTGACAGAGGCGGCCGCCAGCCGCAATCGCAGCCGGGCCTCACCTGCCCGGCTGGAACACGCCGGACAGTTTTCGAAATCCGGCGCGCAAAAGGTTGCCGATCAGCCGGGTCCGCGTCAGCCAGTCGAGTCGGTGCCCATTTCGGCGGGTATCGAGGATGCGAGGTGCCATCCACCGCGCCACTATGCGCGTGTCGTCGCCCAACAGCGCCAGGATTCGCGCTGCCCGCGCATCGGGGATCGCGTCGGACCCGAACGCGACGCGCGTCGGCATGATGCCCGGCCTCAGAAAGCCGATCCGTACCGGGCCCGCCGCATTCTCCTTCGCCAGCACCCTGAACAGATAGGTGACCCCCGCCTTGGTTGCCCCATAGATGCCGGCGCCCTCGAGGACGAAGCCGCTGCTGCCGAGGCCTTCGGTGACCCAGATCTGCCCCCCGCCCTGCGCGCGCATCCGGTTCAGCGCGACGCTCGTGCCTAAGAGGACGCCGGTCAGGTTGGTGTCGATCATCGCTCGGATCAGGGTCGGGTCGGTCGCCGCGATGTCCTCGCCTGCACCGCCCAGCCCGGCATTGTTGATCCAGTGGTCCACGCGCCCGAATGCGTCGATGGCGGCCTGCCAGGTGTGCAGGTGCCCCGCCTCGGACCGGACATCCGCGCCCACGCCGACCGCGTGATCGGGGTGGAGCGCCCGCGCAACCGCTATCGCGTCAGAGGCGACGCGACCGGTAATGACCACCTTGCAGCCGAGCCGCAGGAATTGCTCGGCCAGGGCATGGCCGAACCCGGTCGTCCCTCCGGTGATGACGACGACCTGGCCGGGGCGAGCGACCTTTCCGGTCATGTCACAGGCTTATCGTCGTCGCGACGCGAACCTCCACGCACGCTGGCACGGAACGAGCTGGCGGGCCGCAGCCGCCCGACGGAACGCCATGGCCGCCGACGAACCAC is a window encoding:
- a CDS encoding SDR family oxidoreductase codes for the protein MTGKVARPGQVVVITGGTTGFGHALAEQFLRLGCKVVITGRVASDAIAVARALHPDHAVGVGADVRSEAGHLHTWQAAIDAFGRVDHWINNAGLGGAGEDIAATDPTLIRAMIDTNLTGVLLGTSVALNRMRAQGGGQIWVTEGLGSSGFVLEGAGIYGATKAGVTYLFRVLAKENAAGPVRIGFLRPGIMPTRVAFGSDAIPDARAARILALLGDDTRIVARWMAPRILDTRRNGHRLDWLTRTRLIGNLLRAGFRKLSGVFQPGR